The Sandaracinaceae bacterium DNA segment GGCAACGACGCTGTACACGCTCGCGCTGCCGCCCGGCGCCACGAGCGTGACCCTGACTCCAGCCGTGGCGTTCCCCACCCGCGCCACCGTCCAGGTCAACGGCAGCCTCGTCGCGCCCGCAACCGCCTCAGCGGTCCTCGCCGCAGACCTCGGGCCGACACCTGTGACTGTCGTGGTCACGACCGAAACTGCCGCGACGCGCACGTACACGGTTCTGCTCGTTCGCACCGCTCGGTACATCAAGGCGTCCAACACGGACTCGAACGACACCTGCGGCAGCGTCGCTTTGTCCTCCGACGGCTCCACCCTCGCCATTGGCTGCTCCGGCGAGCGCTCCAACGCAACAGGCATCGGCGGCAATCAGGCCGACGACAGCGCCGTCAATGCCGGCGCCGTCTACGTGTTCACGCGCGCAGGTTCCTCCTGGTCGCAGCAGGCATACATCAAGGCCTCCAACACGAATGGAGGGGACAATTTCGGCGCTACCCTGGCCCTCTCCTCCAATGGCTCCACGCTCGCCGTTGCCGCCCCGAGCGAGGCCTCCGGCGCCACTGGCGTAGACGGCAACCAGGCTGACAACAGCGTGGCCAGCGCGGGTGCCGTCTACGTGTTCACGCGCGCCGGATCCACTTGGTCCCAGCAAGCCTATGTGAAGGCTTCCAACACCAACACGTTGGACCTATTTGGCACCTCCGTCGCGCTCTCTGCCGACGGGAACACCCTCGCGGTGGGTGCCAGGGGCGAGGACTCGAACGCGACGGGCGTCGGCGGCAATCAGGCCGACGAATCGGCCTCTGCATCGGGCGCGGTCTACGTGTTCGCTCGCGCAGGCTCCTTCTGGTCTCAAGAGGCCTACGCAAAGCCATTCAGCACCAACGCGAATGACCGGTTCGGCAGCTCCGTCGCCTTGTCCTCCGACGGGGATACCCTCCTCGTGGGCGCCCCTGGCGAGGACTCCAGCGCCACCGGCATCGGCGGCAACCACGCCGATAACTCGGTTGCGGACTCGGGCGCTGTCTATGTGTTCAACCGCCGCTACAGCCCCTTGTTCGGTTGGTACACGCTGTACTACATCAAAGCTTCCAACCCGGGCTCCTCGGACAACTTTGGCGCCTCCGTCGCGGTGTCCTCCGACCGGTCCACCTTCGCCGTCGGCGCCCCGGGCGAGTCCTCCCAACGCAATCGGGATCAACGGCGACCAGACCAACAACAGCGCCCCCA contains these protein-coding regions:
- a CDS encoding cadherin-like beta sandwich domain-containing protein, which codes for MCENTPGSYVCTCPSGYTAPPTAGTCTDTNECAMGAPCGGLATMCTNAPGTYVCSCLPGYSPPLSGGGPCADLDECALGICGPGSTGCVNSLGTYACSCGSGYSAPASGGPCVDVNECALSVCGIQAASCTNAAGTYACTCNAGYGAPTSGGTCSDFDECIAQTDDCDRDPAAICTNSTGSFTCECPTGFIGAARGAAGCLLSDPALVSLNPSAGVLSPAFDGATTLYTLALPPGATSVTLTPAVAFPTRATVQVNGSLVAPATASAVLAADLGPTPVTVVVTTETAATRTYTVLLVRTARYIKASNTDSNDTCGSVALSSDGSTLAIGCSGERSNATGIGGNQADDSAVNAGAVYVFTRAGSSWSQQAYIKASNTNGGDNFGATLALSSNGSTLAVAAPSEASGATGVDGNQADNSVASAGAVYVFTRAGSTWSQQAYVKASNTNTLDLFGTSVALSADGNTLAVGARGEDSNATGVGGNQADESASASGAVYVFARAGSFWSQEAYAKPFSTNANDRFGSSVALSSDGDTLLVGAPGEDSSATGIGGNHADNSVADSGAVYVFNRRYSPLFGWYTLYYIKASNPGSSDNFGASVAVSSDRSTFAVGAPGESSQRNRDQRRPDQQQRPQAGAVYVFRPAGFAYLQDAYIKSSNAHVQDAFGSSVALSYDGTVLAVGAYLEDSNATGIGGSQTTRLASYAGAAYVFARPVSSWVQEAYVKASNTAAEDYFGGSIALTSDGSTLAIGAGGEDSNATGIDGDQADNSANLAGAVYVY